CTGGCCATGTGCGCCGCCGGCAAGAAATCCACCGGGGTGGTGGAGGCCGACAGCCCGCGCCATGCCCGGCAACTGCTGCGCGAGCGCCAGTTGGTGATCCTCAAGCTCAGCGCCGCGCAGAGCAAGCGCGTGCGTGGCAAAGGCTTGCTGCCGCGGGGCGGCGGCTTGAGCAGCGCCGAACTGGCCTTGCTCACCCGCCAGCTGTCGACCCTGGTCCAGGCCGCCCTGCCCCTGGAGGAAGTGCTGGCCGCGGTCGCCGCGCAGTGCGAGAAGCAATGGATCAAGAGCATGCTGCTCGCCATCCGCTCGCGGGTGCTGGAAGGCTACAGCCTGGCGGTGGCCCTGGCCGCCTATCCGCGGGCCTTTCCCGATCTGTACCGGGCCACGGTGGCTGCCGGCGAACGCTCCGGACACCTGGACCAGGTCCTGCTGAACCTGGCCGACTACACCGAGGCCCAGCAGGCGGCCCGTCAGCAGATCCAGCTGGCCATGCTCTACCCGAGCATCCTGATGCTGGCGGCGGTGAGCATCGTCGGCTTCCTCCTGGGCTTCGTGGTGCCCGACGTGGTCAAGGTGTTCATCGACAGTGGCCAGGAACTGCCACTGCTGACCCGGGGCCTGATCGCCAGCAGCGCCTTCCTCCAGGACTATGGCCTGCTCCTGCTGCTGTTGGTGGCGGCCCTGGTACTGGCCGCCCGCGCCGCCGTCCGCAACCCGGCCACCCGCGAGCGCTGGCATGCCCTGGTGCTGCGCCTGCCGCTGCTGGGCCGGCTGATTCGGGCCAGTAACTGCACGCGGTTTGTCAGCACCCTGGCGATTCTCGGGCGCAGCGGCGTGCCACTGCTGGACGCCCTGGCCATCGCCAGCGAAGTGGTGGCCAATCAGAAAATTCGTACCGGTCTGAAAGACATCGTCCGAGGGGTGCGCGAAGGTATCAGCCTCACCCGAGCCCTGGAACTCAACGGCAGTTTCCCGCCGATGATGCTCTACATGATCGCCAGCGGTGAACGCTCCGGCGAGCTGGACAGCATGCTCGAACGCGCCGCCAAGCAGCAGGAAGAACAACTGGCCAACCGCATTGCCTTGCTGGTGGGCCTGTTCGAACCGGCCATGCTGGTGTTCATGGGCGCCTCGGTGCTGATCATCGTGCTGGCGATCCTGATGCCGATCCTCAGCCTGAACCAATTGATTACCTGAATGCGGAACCCCCTACGTGCAGACTCAGAACCAGCAACGCGGCTTTACCCTGATTGAAATCATGGTGGTGGTGGTCATTCTCGGGGTCCTCGCGGCCCTGGTGGTACCGCAGATCATGAGCCGTCCCGATCAGGCCAAGGCCGCCGCCGCCCAGAGCGACATCAAGGCCATCGCCATGGCCCTGGACATCTACAAGCTCGACAACCACCAGTACCCCAGCAGCCAGCAAGGGCTCGACGCCCTGGTCAGCAAGCCCAGCGGCAACCCGCCGGCACGCAACTGGAACCCCGACGGCTATCTCAAGCGCCTGCCCATCGATCCCTGGGGCAACGCCTATCAGTACCGCGTGCCGGGCGCCCGCGGCACGGGCTATGACCTGTTCTCCTTCGGCGCCGACGGCAAGCTCGGCGGCGACGGCCTGAACGCCGAGATCGGCAACTGGGACCGCTGAGCGGTGCAACGCTCCCACAGCAAGGGCTTCACCCTGATCGAAGTGTTGGTGGTGGTGCTGATCATCGCCCTGTCCGCAGGCATGATCGGCCTGATCAACCCCGACTCCGCCAGCCGTCAGGCACGCCGTGAAGGCGATCGCCTGCTGGCGCTGCTGCAACTGCTGCGCCAGCAGGCGGTATTGAGCAACAGCGACTACGGCCTGCGCATCGAACCCGACGCCTACAGCGTGATGCGCCTGGATGACCAGGGGCAATGGCTGGCCGACCGCGACTGGCGTGCCCAGAGCCTGCCCGGCAGCCTGCGCCTGCGCCTTGAGATTGCCGAAGCCGGCCCGGCCCTGGGCCAGGCGGTTAGTCGCAGCGCCCTGCCCCAGCTGCTGGTGCTGTCCAGCGATGAAACCAGCGCCTTCACCCTGTGGATCGAGCACCGCAACAGCGCGCTGCTGACCCTGTCCAGCGACGGCATACAGGAGCCCCGACTTGAAACCGCGAACTGAGCGGGGTTTTACCCTGCTGGAAGTGATGGTGGCGCTGGCGATTTTCGCCACGGTGTCGATTGCGCTGTTCAGTGCGATCCAGCATGTGGCCATCAACAGCGGCAATCTGGCCGAACGCACCCAGGCCACCTGGATTGCCGACAACTACCTCAATGAACTGCGCAGCGGCATGCAGCCGCGCAGCAGCGGCCGCCAGCAACGACAGGTCGAGTTTGGCGGGCGCCGCTGGTGGCTGTTCAGCGAGATCGAAGCGGCGCCGGACTCGCGGCTGCTCAAGGTCAGCCTGCGGGTCTCGGCCGAGCAGGACCCGCAACGGGCCCGGCAGTACAGCCGCGCGCAGCTGCTGGGTTACATCGAGGCCAGCCCATGAACCAGCGCGGTTTCACCTTGCTGGAAGTGGTGGTGGCCATCGCCATCTTCAGCCTGCTGGGCCTGGCGACCTATCAGTTGCTGGACCGGGTGATGCGCAGCGACCAGCGCATCCAGACCCAGGAACTGCAATTGCGCCAACTGCAACGGGCCCTGAGCCTGCTGGAACGCGACCTGGTGCAGGTGCAACGTCACGCCCTCAAGGACGACCACAGCCATAGCCAGGCGCTGATCAGCCAGCCCCAGGGGCTGCGCCTGCTGCGCGGCGGCTGGCGCAACCCCCTGGACTATCCCCGCAGCCACCTGTTGCAGGTCAGCCACCGTTTCAGCGACGGCCAGTGGCTGCGCGAAGCCCAGGGCCTGGAACAAGGCAGCCTCAGTCAGGTGCAACCCTTGCTCAGTGGGGTCGAGCTGATCCATTTGCGCTTCATCGACGCCCTGGGCCAGCCCCATGACAGCTGGCCCATCGGCAGCGAGGCCCTGAGCCTGCCGGCCGCCGTGGACATTGAGCTCAGCGCGCCGGGCTTTCCCCAGATCCGCCGGGTCATGCTGCTGCCCGGCGGCGCTGAAGTGGACGAGGAACCGCCCCGTGAATAGGCCTCGCGCCCAACGCGGCGTCGCCCTGCTCAGCGTATTGCTGATCACCGCACTGGTGACCCTGGTGGTCAGCAACATGCTTGCCCGCCAGCGGCTCAGCCTGGCCAGCAGCAGCCACCTGGTGCAGCACCAGCAGCTCTGGCAACTGGCCCTGAGCGGCGAGAGCTGGGCCCGCAGCCAGTTGCTGGAAGATGCCCGCAGCGAAGGCGGCCTGCTGGTGACCCATCTGGGCCAGCACTGGGCCCGGCCGGCCCCGGCGTTCCCGATCGAAGGTGGCCGGCTGCAGATCCGGATCAGCGATCTGGGCGCCCGGCTCAACCTCAACAGCACGCTGGTGCCGGATGATGTGATCCCCCGGGCCCGCTACCAGCGGCTGCTGGCCCTGGCCGAGATCAAGCCCCACGACCCGGCGGCGCTGCTGCGCCCCCGGGATCGCCTGGGCCGCCCTTTGCCCCTGAGCGATATCAGCGAACTGCGGCCACTGTCAGAGGTGGGCGCCGACACCCTGCAACGCCTGGCGCCGCTGGTGGCGGCCTACGATCAGGGGCACATCAACCTCAACACCGCCGACGCCCTGGTGCTGGCCAGCATCGAAGGCATCGATCTGCCGACCGCCCGGACCCTGGCCCAGACACGCCCGGCCAAGGGCTACCCGACGGTCGCCGCGTTTCTCGCCAATCCCATGCTGCAGGGCCGGGACATCACCGCGCGCGGGCTGAGCGTCAACAGCCGCCAGTTCCGCGCCACCATCGACGTTGAGCTGCATGGCCGACGCCTGCGTCTGGTCAGCGACCTGCGGGTCATGAGTGCCGACCAGGTCCGCGTGCAGCAGCGCACCTTGCTGCCCTTGCCGCTCAACGACCATTCGCTTACCGAGTAACCATTGATGAGCCACTGGCTTTACCTTTCACCCCATACCCCGGGCGACCGCCCCTGGCATTGCCACTGGTGGTCTGCCGACAGCGCCCCCCGGGAAGGCGATCTGCAGCAGGCCGCCAAACACCTGCGCGGGCAGGCCTTCGCCCTGCTGCTGCCGATGGAGATGGCCAGCTTTCATCAGGTCAGCGTCCCGGCCCGCAGCGGTCGCTGGTTGCGCCAGGCCCTGCACAGCGCCCTGGAAGAACACCTGATCGACGACGTCGAGCATCTGCACCTGGCCCATGGCCCGTTGCGCGAGGGACGTCACTGCTCGGTGCTGGTCATCGACCGCGAGCGCCTGCAGCGTTGCCTCAAGCGCCTGGCCGAGCATGGGCTGCAACCGTCACGCATGCACATCGACGCCGACTGCCTGCCCCAGGACCGGCCACGCGCCCTGGCCTGGGACGGCCGCTGGCTGCTGGGCGGCAGCGCTGCCCTGCGCCTGACGCTCAACCCGCAGGAGCTCGGCGAACTGGGCCGGCTGCTGCCGGACGGGCTGCTGTGGCAGGGCGCCGAGGCCCCCACCCTCGACGGTGTCGAACCGCCGCACTGGCAAGCCGAAACGCAGCCCTGGCAAGTGCTCGGCCAGGGCTGCCTGCAGGCGATCGACCTGTGCCAGGGCCAGTTCCAGCGCCGTACCCGGCAGAGCGCCCCCTGGCGCGTGGTCCTGCTGGTGCTGGCGATGGCCGGCGGCGCGCAACTGCTGCAGAACGTCGGACACCGACTGTACCTGGAGCAGCGCAGCGACCAGTTGCACGCGGCCAGCCGCAGCCTCTGGCAAGAACGTTTCGCCGATGAACCGGCCAGCGCCGATCTGGCGCATCAGGTGCGGCTCAAGCAACGTCAGCACGTGCAGGAAGCCCCCGGCGTGGCCCTGCGCCTGTCGCAACTGGCACAACACTGGAGCGCCAGCGGCGGCGCCCTGTCTCAGATCCAGCGCCTGGATTACCAGGCCGAGGAAGGCTGGAGCCTGCAAGTCAGCGCCCCGGCCTTTGCCGATCTGCAACTGCTGCGCGAGGGCCTGATCAACCAGGGCCTGAACGTCAGCACCGATTCATCCGTGCGTGACGCGCAAGGCGTCTCCGCGCGTTTTCAAATCAAGGAGTAAGCGATGAAGCGCCCCATCGCCTCGATCCCGGCTCGAAACGCCCTGACGAACCCACTCCGGCAACGCTGGCAGCGTCTGGCAAAACGCGAACAACGGGCGTTGCAGGCCCTGACCGTCTTCGCCGGCCTGACCAGCCTCTACCTGCTCTGGCAACCGCAACAACAGGCTCTGGCCCAGGCCGAGCAACGCTATACCGAGGAAACGCAATTGCTTCACGATCTACAACAGCTACCCGCCAGCCCCTCCTCCCTTCAAGGCCCAGCCATTTCCGGCGATGCCCTGCCCGGCATGCTGGCCCGCTCCAGCAGCCAGGCCGGACTCAACCTCGAACGCATGGACCAGGAGGATCAGGGCCGGGTCAACCTCAGCCTGGAAGGCCCGCTCAACGGCCTGATCAGCTGGATCGACCAGCTGGAACAGCAGCACGTCTCGGTCCTGTCGTTCTCCATCGAAGTCGACAAGGACGCCATGGCCAGCGCGCGCTTGCAGCTGCACAGCCCTTGAAACCTCGTCATTCCTGAAACCCGGACAACAAAAAGCCCGCCGAAGCGGGCTTTTTTAGCGGCTCAACCAGCAGGATCAGTCATCGCGACCCATGATGCCGAACAGCTGCAGCAGGCTGACGAACAGGTTGTAGATCGATACATACAGGCTGATGGTGGCCATGATGTAGTTGCGTTCGCCGCCGTGGATGATGGCGCTGGTCTGGAACAGGATGCACACCGAGGAGAACAGCACGAAACCGGCGCTGATCGCCAACTGCAGGCCACTGATCTGGAAGAACAGGCTGGCCAGCACGGCACCCATCAGGACAAAGAAACCGGCGGTGATGAAACCACCGAGGAAGCTCATGTCCTTGCGGGTGATCAGCACATAGGCCGACAGACCGCCAAACACCAGCGCCGTCATGGCGAAGGCCGAGCTGACCACTTCAGCACCGCCCTGCATGCCCAGGTAACGGTTGAGGATCGGGCCGAGCAAAAAGCCCATGAAACCGGTCAGGGCGAAAGCCGACACCAGGCCCCAGGCCGAGTCACGGAGTTTGTTGGTGAGGAAGAACAGACCGTAGAAGCCGATCAGCACCACGAAGATGTTCGGGTAACCGACCCGCATCTGCTGCGCCACATAAGCCATGACACCGCTGAACGCGAGGGTCAGGGCCAGCAAGCCGTAAGTGTTGCGCAGGACGCGGCTAACCTCTAGCTGCTCGGCCTGCACGCCGTTGTTAACTGCGTAATCCTGTTCGCGCATGGCGACACTCCTGTTGGGGGAAACATTTAGTGGCAAGGATGATAACAGAGGCTCTGTAACTCGCGACGCAGAGAGTTTGACAGTGTGTTTC
This genomic stretch from Pseudomonas sp. Os17 harbors:
- the gspF gene encoding type II secretion system inner membrane protein GspF: MAAYEYLAMCAAGKKSTGVVEADSPRHARQLLRERQLVILKLSAAQSKRVRGKGLLPRGGGLSSAELALLTRQLSTLVQAALPLEEVLAAVAAQCEKQWIKSMLLAIRSRVLEGYSLAVALAAYPRAFPDLYRATVAAGERSGHLDQVLLNLADYTEAQQAARQQIQLAMLYPSILMLAAVSIVGFLLGFVVPDVVKVFIDSGQELPLLTRGLIASSAFLQDYGLLLLLLVAALVLAARAAVRNPATRERWHALVLRLPLLGRLIRASNCTRFVSTLAILGRSGVPLLDALAIASEVVANQKIRTGLKDIVRGVREGISLTRALELNGSFPPMMLYMIASGERSGELDSMLERAAKQQEEQLANRIALLVGLFEPAMLVFMGASVLIIVLAILMPILSLNQLIT
- the gspG gene encoding type II secretion system major pseudopilin GspG, encoding MQTQNQQRGFTLIEIMVVVVILGVLAALVVPQIMSRPDQAKAAAAQSDIKAIAMALDIYKLDNHQYPSSQQGLDALVSKPSGNPPARNWNPDGYLKRLPIDPWGNAYQYRVPGARGTGYDLFSFGADGKLGGDGLNAEIGNWDR
- the gspH gene encoding type II secretion system minor pseudopilin GspH — protein: MQRSHSKGFTLIEVLVVVLIIALSAGMIGLINPDSASRQARREGDRLLALLQLLRQQAVLSNSDYGLRIEPDAYSVMRLDDQGQWLADRDWRAQSLPGSLRLRLEIAEAGPALGQAVSRSALPQLLVLSSDETSAFTLWIEHRNSALLTLSSDGIQEPRLETAN
- the gspI gene encoding type II secretion system minor pseudopilin GspI, with the translated sequence MKPRTERGFTLLEVMVALAIFATVSIALFSAIQHVAINSGNLAERTQATWIADNYLNELRSGMQPRSSGRQQRQVEFGGRRWWLFSEIEAAPDSRLLKVSLRVSAEQDPQRARQYSRAQLLGYIEASP
- the gspJ gene encoding type II secretion system minor pseudopilin GspJ, with translation MNQRGFTLLEVVVAIAIFSLLGLATYQLLDRVMRSDQRIQTQELQLRQLQRALSLLERDLVQVQRHALKDDHSHSQALISQPQGLRLLRGGWRNPLDYPRSHLLQVSHRFSDGQWLREAQGLEQGSLSQVQPLLSGVELIHLRFIDALGQPHDSWPIGSEALSLPAAVDIELSAPGFPQIRRVMLLPGGAEVDEEPPRE
- the gspK gene encoding type II secretion system minor pseudopilin GspK produces the protein MNRPRAQRGVALLSVLLITALVTLVVSNMLARQRLSLASSSHLVQHQQLWQLALSGESWARSQLLEDARSEGGLLVTHLGQHWARPAPAFPIEGGRLQIRISDLGARLNLNSTLVPDDVIPRARYQRLLALAEIKPHDPAALLRPRDRLGRPLPLSDISELRPLSEVGADTLQRLAPLVAAYDQGHINLNTADALVLASIEGIDLPTARTLAQTRPAKGYPTVAAFLANPMLQGRDITARGLSVNSRQFRATIDVELHGRRLRLVSDLRVMSADQVRVQQRTLLPLPLNDHSLTE
- the gspL gene encoding type II secretion system protein GspL, which gives rise to MSHWLYLSPHTPGDRPWHCHWWSADSAPREGDLQQAAKHLRGQAFALLLPMEMASFHQVSVPARSGRWLRQALHSALEEHLIDDVEHLHLAHGPLREGRHCSVLVIDRERLQRCLKRLAEHGLQPSRMHIDADCLPQDRPRALAWDGRWLLGGSAALRLTLNPQELGELGRLLPDGLLWQGAEAPTLDGVEPPHWQAETQPWQVLGQGCLQAIDLCQGQFQRRTRQSAPWRVVLLVLAMAGGAQLLQNVGHRLYLEQRSDQLHAASRSLWQERFADEPASADLAHQVRLKQRQHVQEAPGVALRLSQLAQHWSASGGALSQIQRLDYQAEEGWSLQVSAPAFADLQLLREGLINQGLNVSTDSSVRDAQGVSARFQIKE
- the gspM gene encoding type II secretion system protein GspM, which translates into the protein MKRPIASIPARNALTNPLRQRWQRLAKREQRALQALTVFAGLTSLYLLWQPQQQALAQAEQRYTEETQLLHDLQQLPASPSSLQGPAISGDALPGMLARSSSQAGLNLERMDQEDQGRVNLSLEGPLNGLISWIDQLEQQHVSVLSFSIEVDKDAMASARLQLHSP
- a CDS encoding Bax inhibitor-1/YccA family protein; the protein is MREQDYAVNNGVQAEQLEVSRVLRNTYGLLALTLAFSGVMAYVAQQMRVGYPNIFVVLIGFYGLFFLTNKLRDSAWGLVSAFALTGFMGFLLGPILNRYLGMQGGAEVVSSAFAMTALVFGGLSAYVLITRKDMSFLGGFITAGFFVLMGAVLASLFFQISGLQLAISAGFVLFSSVCILFQTSAIIHGGERNYIMATISLYVSIYNLFVSLLQLFGIMGRDD